The bacterium genome window below encodes:
- a CDS encoding 1-acyl-sn-glycerol-3-phosphate acyltransferase, protein MELHGGQKLWPSEIRTFFTSLKEAFLAFYGRLVRIKIFGREFWQGLNRNSIVVANHVTGVDSIILQIGLKRRLFMLAAKKWFEGRFIRFFMTFFCDMIPVAIKEGPCNVKGIKRALKLLELKQSIGLYPAGRMTREDAVPEISNGAAYLALKSGVPIVAVYVKNLAFGPEIGSSPRIDDAVEGLGSVVHNIFNRRIELYIAPPVFPVTDALDRKSEINRINTEIHERFEELIQQASLN, encoded by the coding sequence ATGGAACTTCACGGCGGACAGAAACTGTGGCCCTCGGAGATCAGGACTTTCTTTACGAGTCTTAAGGAGGCTTTCCTTGCGTTTTACGGACGGCTCGTTCGCATCAAGATCTTCGGCAGGGAATTCTGGCAAGGGCTGAACCGAAATTCCATTGTCGTGGCAAATCATGTGACGGGCGTGGATTCGATAATTCTTCAAATAGGTCTCAAACGCAGACTTTTTATGCTCGCTGCAAAAAAATGGTTTGAAGGCAGATTCATCCGTTTCTTCATGACTTTCTTTTGCGATATGATACCGGTTGCGATAAAAGAAGGTCCATGCAACGTCAAGGGCATCAAAAGGGCTCTGAAACTCCTTGAACTGAAGCAGAGTATCGGGCTATACCCCGCAGGCCGCATGACCCGCGAAGACGCAGTGCCCGAGATAAGCAATGGAGCCGCCTATCTTGCCTTGAAATCGGGAGTTCCAATAGTCGCCGTATACGTGAAGAATCTTGCCTTCGGCCCAGAGATAGGCTCCTCTCCCCGCATTGACGACGCTGTCGAAGGGTTGGGGTCGGTGGTTCACAATATCTTCAATAGGAGGATAGAACTCTACATCGCTCCCCCTGTCTTCCCCGTAACCGACGCTTTGGATAGAAAATCCGAGATAAACCGCATCAATACCGAGATACATGAAAGATTCGAGGAACTCATTCAACAAGCAAGCCTAAACTGA